A genomic region of Chloracidobacterium sp. contains the following coding sequences:
- a CDS encoding four helix bundle protein, with protein sequence MQDFRNLKVWRRAHELALWTYRITAEFPNEELFGLRLSMRKAAIDIPALIAEGCGKSNDLEFSRSLSAAVAMGHRLEYYALMARDLNFLSAEVQGPYEAEVIEIKKILNSFNSRLRHE encoded by the coding sequence ATGCAGGATTTTAGGAATCTCAAGGTTTGGCGGAGGGCCCACGAACTGGCTTTATGGACGTACCGAATCACTGCGGAGTTTCCGAATGAGGAGTTGTTCGGCTTGCGGCTATCGATGAGAAAGGCCGCTATCGACATCCCGGCATTGATCGCCGAGGGCTGCGGTAAATCGAATGATCTTGAGTTTTCGCGATCTCTCAGTGCGGCCGTTGCAATGGGTCACCGGCTGGAATATTACGCCTTGATGGCGAGGGACCTGAATTTTTTATCAGCGGAGGTTCAGGGGCCTTATGAGGCGGAGGTGATCGAGATCAAGAAGATATTGAATTCATTCAATTCGCGCTTGCGGCACGAATGA
- the thrA gene encoding bifunctional aspartate kinase/homoserine dehydrogenase I — translation MKVLKFGGSSVGSPEAIQQVIEIIRRAGGEGRCVVVLSAMLGTTDDLIAAGRAAETGDDGYLEILGRIGERHLAAIGELFDNGETNTVTDFVESTIKELGDLCDGVRLVRELTPKTLDRILSFGEIVSTKIVSAKMAEAGINNEWTDSRQLIRTNSNHGLASVDLAETHRRIVEYFNSSDAAIHILPGFVASNTEGHTTTLGRGGSDYTAAIVAAAADAEVLEIWTDVSGMMSADPGLVRNVRQISHITYREAMELSHFGAKVIYPPTIQPVMAKDIPVSIRNTFAPDDLGTLIESESAAEKDLIRGISSIDEIAVLNLEGSGMVGIPGFSKRLFGALSQARINVILITQSSSEHSICVAVDEASSDRARRVVDQEFEYEIAAGRIEPLKVETGFSILALVGERMKEHTGVSGKMFTTLGQNGINIHAIAQGSSERNISAIISSRDVRKAVNALHEEFFSDGSKQVNIYIAGVGTVGGRLLAQLGAQHDHVLDDMRLNLRVVGVANSKRFAYDEDGLDIAAYHTVLEASEPGSVEAFTDAIIANNLRNSVFVDVTASCDVVEMYPKLLERSVSVIACNKVAASSAYDSYQHLKGLAREYGANFFFETNVGAGLPVIHTLGDLLRSGDRIRRIEAVLSGTLNFVFNNYDGSRPFADVVRQAQDEGYTEPDPRLDLSGTDVARKILILAREAGHRIEMDDIENVGFLPDACLSGSVEDFYEAMAAEEANFRRLLDEAASNGLTLKYIAAFDNGRASVGLQSIGPDHNFANLAGKDNAVLFYTDRYPEQPLVIKGAGAGADVTAAGVFADIIRAASAN, via the coding sequence ATGAAGGTCCTAAAATTTGGTGGCTCGTCAGTAGGCAGCCCCGAAGCTATCCAACAGGTCATCGAGATCATTCGCCGCGCCGGCGGCGAGGGCCGCTGCGTCGTCGTATTGTCAGCCATGCTTGGCACGACCGATGATCTGATAGCCGCCGGCCGCGCTGCCGAGACCGGCGATGACGGCTACCTTGAGATCCTCGGCCGCATCGGCGAGCGACATCTCGCGGCGATCGGCGAGCTCTTTGACAACGGCGAGACGAATACGGTTACCGACTTTGTCGAGTCAACTATCAAAGAACTCGGCGACCTCTGCGACGGCGTAAGGCTTGTCCGCGAGCTGACGCCAAAGACGCTCGACCGCATTCTCAGCTTTGGCGAGATCGTCTCGACAAAGATCGTCTCCGCAAAGATGGCCGAGGCCGGTATCAACAACGAATGGACAGACAGCCGACAGCTGATCCGGACAAACTCGAACCACGGCCTGGCGTCAGTCGATCTCGCAGAGACGCACCGGCGAATAGTGGAGTATTTCAACAGCTCCGATGCGGCCATTCACATCCTGCCCGGATTTGTCGCCTCTAACACAGAAGGACACACCACCACGCTCGGCCGCGGCGGTTCGGACTATACGGCGGCGATAGTTGCGGCTGCGGCCGATGCCGAGGTCCTTGAGATCTGGACCGACGTGAGCGGTATGATGAGTGCCGATCCTGGCCTTGTGCGAAATGTTCGTCAGATCTCGCATATCACCTATCGAGAGGCAATGGAGCTTTCCCATTTCGGCGCAAAGGTCATCTATCCGCCGACGATCCAGCCCGTAATGGCAAAGGACATTCCCGTGTCGATCAGGAATACCTTCGCTCCCGACGATCTCGGCACGTTGATCGAGTCGGAGTCTGCGGCCGAAAAAGACCTTATTCGCGGCATTTCGAGCATCGACGAGATCGCCGTGCTCAATCTGGAAGGCAGCGGCATGGTTGGCATTCCCGGCTTTTCAAAACGGCTGTTCGGTGCTCTCTCACAGGCCAGGATCAACGTCATCCTGATCACACAAAGCTCATCGGAACATTCGATCTGCGTGGCCGTCGACGAGGCGTCGTCCGACCGGGCAAGACGCGTTGTCGATCAGGAATTCGAATACGAGATCGCCGCCGGCCGTATCGAACCGCTCAAGGTCGAGACCGGCTTCTCGATCCTCGCTTTGGTCGGCGAGCGGATGAAGGAACACACCGGCGTATCGGGCAAGATGTTCACCACGCTCGGGCAGAATGGCATCAATATCCACGCAATAGCTCAGGGTTCGAGCGAGCGCAATATCTCGGCGATCATCTCGTCGCGCGACGTCAGAAAGGCCGTAAACGCTTTGCACGAGGAATTTTTCTCCGACGGCAGCAAGCAGGTGAATATCTACATCGCCGGTGTCGGTACGGTCGGCGGCCGCCTCCTCGCCCAACTCGGCGCCCAGCACGACCACGTCCTCGACGACATGCGGCTCAATCTTCGCGTCGTCGGCGTTGCCAACAGCAAACGCTTTGCGTATGACGAGGACGGGCTCGATATTGCCGCGTATCATACTGTGCTTGAGGCATCGGAGCCCGGTTCGGTCGAGGCATTCACCGATGCGATCATCGCCAACAACCTGCGAAATTCGGTCTTTGTTGATGTGACGGCGAGCTGCGACGTGGTCGAGATGTATCCAAAACTGCTCGAACGCAGCGTCTCGGTGATCGCCTGCAACAAGGTCGCCGCGTCGTCCGCTTACGATAGCTACCAACATCTCAAGGGCCTCGCGCGCGAATACGGCGCCAACTTCTTCTTTGAGACAAATGTCGGCGCCGGCCTGCCGGTCATTCACACGCTGGGCGACCTGCTCCGCAGCGGCGATCGCATTCGGCGGATCGAGGCTGTGCTCTCTGGCACGCTCAACTTTGTCTTTAACAATTATGACGGCTCGCGGCCATTCGCTGATGTCGTTCGACAGGCACAGGACGAGGGCTACACCGAGCCTGACCCGCGGCTTGACCTCAGCGGCACGGATGTCGCCCGCAAGATACTCATCCTCGCCCGCGAAGCCGGCCACAGGATAGAGATGGACGATATAGAGAACGTCGGCTTTCTGCCCGATGCCTGCCTGTCGGGTTCGGTCGAGGATTTTTACGAGGCGATGGCCGCGGAAGAGGCCAATTTTCGCCGATTGCTGGACGAAGCGGCCTCAAATGGCCTGACGCTCAAGTACATCGCTGCCTTTGATAACGGACGCGCCTCCGTAGGGCTGCAATCCATCGGGCCGGACCACAACTTTGCGAACCTTGCCGGCAAAGACAACGCCGTCCTCTTTTATACGGATCGCTACCCCGAACAGCCGCTTGTCATCAAAGGCGCCGGTGCGGGAGCTGACGTCACCGCCGCCGGCGTGTTTGCTGACATCATTCGTGCCGCAAGCGCGAATTGA
- the thrC gene encoding threonine synthase, giving the protein MRYFSTNHSSPDVSFSDAVLLGQPDDRGLYFPAEVPRLDDRFVAGFADLDNAEIAFNVIQPFVDGEIDDASLSTICSETVDFAFPLVPISDRISVLELFHGPTLAFKDVGARFMSRCLRHYAGSAGEKMLVIVATSGDTGGAVAAGFHNVEGVEVVILYPKGRISRVQELQLTTLGGNITALEIDGVFDDCQAIAKRALADAELRARARLTSANSINVARWLPQQFYYFFALKHWQGEPPVVCVPSGNFGNLAAGMLAAASGLPVRRFVAACNANDVVPRFLLTGTYEPLPSVATLSNAMDVGDPSNFSRILELFDGDIERLRDRLVAVRVSDEATAATIRDVEEKYGYTLDPHGAVGYRCLAGVLEDGLDERGFFLETAHPVKFDTVSEILDRPVAIPPTVEQLFSKRSVRVELPNDYQAVKDILLSRV; this is encoded by the coding sequence ATGCGCTACTTTAGCACAAACCATTCGTCGCCGGATGTCAGCTTCAGCGACGCCGTGCTTCTCGGCCAGCCCGATGACCGCGGACTCTATTTTCCGGCCGAGGTCCCGCGGCTCGATGATCGGTTTGTGGCCGGGTTTGCGGACCTCGACAACGCCGAGATCGCCTTTAATGTTATTCAGCCGTTTGTCGACGGCGAGATAGACGATGCGTCACTGAGCACCATCTGCAGCGAAACGGTCGATTTTGCGTTTCCGCTCGTTCCCATCTCGGATCGAATCTCGGTCCTTGAACTCTTTCACGGGCCGACGCTGGCATTTAAGGATGTCGGTGCCCGGTTCATGAGCCGATGCCTGAGGCATTACGCGGGTTCGGCCGGTGAAAAGATGCTCGTGATAGTTGCCACCTCGGGCGATACGGGCGGAGCGGTAGCGGCGGGCTTTCACAATGTCGAGGGCGTCGAGGTCGTCATCCTCTATCCTAAAGGACGCATTTCTCGCGTCCAGGAGCTGCAGCTCACGACGCTAGGCGGCAACATCACGGCGCTTGAGATCGACGGCGTTTTTGACGATTGCCAGGCGATAGCCAAGCGTGCGCTCGCCGACGCTGAGCTGCGAGCGAGGGCCCGATTGACCAGCGCAAATTCGATAAATGTCGCTCGCTGGCTGCCGCAGCAGTTTTACTACTTTTTTGCACTAAAGCATTGGCAGGGCGAGCCGCCGGTCGTCTGTGTGCCCAGCGGAAATTTTGGCAATTTGGCCGCAGGAATGCTGGCCGCCGCATCGGGCCTGCCCGTCCGGCGATTCGTCGCCGCGTGTAATGCCAATGATGTCGTGCCGAGATTTCTGCTGACGGGCACCTACGAACCGCTGCCCTCGGTAGCTACGCTCTCGAACGCAATGGACGTCGGCGACCCGAGCAACTTTAGCCGCATCCTGGAACTGTTCGATGGCGATATAGAACGGCTTCGCGACAGGCTCGTTGCGGTTCGCGTCTCAGACGAAGCCACGGCTGCGACGATCCGTGATGTAGAAGAAAAATACGGTTATACGCTCGATCCGCACGGGGCCGTAGGCTACCGATGCCTGGCGGGCGTATTGGAAGATGGTCTGGACGAGCGGGGCTTTTTCCTCGAAACGGCACATCCGGTGAAATTCGATACCGTGAGTGAGATACTTGATCGTCCGGTCGCCATTCCGCCTACGGTCGAGCAGCTTTTCTCAAAACGATCGGTCAGGGTCGAGCTTCCCAATGACTATCAGGCGGTAAAGGATATACTGCTGAGCAGAGTATGA
- a CDS encoding homoserine kinase has product MDEVRVLAPATVSNVVCGFDCLGFALDGPYDDMTVRMASGAGIRIVHHDGFCLPTEAEQNVAGVALQAFIDASGIDHGYEVEITKRIKPGSGIGSSAASACGAVVAANLLAGEPFTKPELIELAMAGEMLAAGSRHADNLAPCIYGGFTLVRSSDPLDIVPLAFPELYATVIHPQIEIRTAEARAILPSEVALADAVRNWSNLGGFIAGLASGDRDLLGRSMVDTIIEPARSSLIPHFDKVKAACLDAGAIGGGISGSGPSMFMLSRDRTAAERVAAAMRSAYLTTGIDFNTYVSPVSNGGVRLAP; this is encoded by the coding sequence ATGGATGAAGTAAGGGTGCTGGCACCCGCGACGGTCTCTAATGTGGTGTGCGGCTTTGACTGCCTCGGCTTTGCGCTTGACGGCCCTTACGACGATATGACTGTGAGAATGGCTTCGGGCGCAGGCATCCGCATCGTTCATCACGACGGTTTTTGCTTGCCGACGGAAGCAGAACAGAATGTCGCCGGCGTTGCCTTGCAGGCGTTTATCGACGCGTCGGGTATCGATCATGGTTATGAGGTCGAGATCACAAAGCGTATCAAGCCGGGAAGCGGCATCGGTTCGAGCGCAGCCAGCGCGTGCGGAGCTGTTGTTGCTGCAAATCTGCTCGCGGGCGAACCTTTTACAAAGCCCGAACTCATAGAGCTCGCGATGGCCGGTGAGATGCTGGCGGCAGGTTCGCGGCATGCCGACAATCTGGCACCGTGCATCTATGGCGGGTTTACGCTGGTGCGATCATCCGATCCGCTCGATATCGTGCCGCTCGCGTTTCCTGAGCTATATGCGACGGTCATACATCCGCAGATCGAGATAAGAACGGCCGAGGCGCGTGCGATCTTGCCAAGCGAGGTTGCCTTGGCTGACGCGGTTCGGAATTGGAGCAATCTCGGCGGATTTATCGCGGGCCTCGCGTCAGGCGACCGTGATCTGCTCGGACGATCGATGGTCGATACGATCATTGAACCTGCACGCAGCTCGCTGATACCACACTTTGATAAGGTCAAAGCAGCCTGTCTCGACGCCGGTGCTATCGGCGGCGGCATATCAGGTTCGGGCCCGTCTATGTTCATGCTGAGCCGCGACAGGACGGCTGCGGAACGCGTTGCCGCGGCGATGCGCTCCGCATATCTCACGACGGGGATCGACTTCAATACCTATGTGTCACCGGTGAGCAACGGCGGCGTGCGGCTCGCCCCTTGA
- the clpA gene encoding ATP-dependent Clp protease ATP-binding subunit ClpA gives MLTRELEETLNSAVKEAVRQQHEFVTLEHLLFALLEDDAAQQVLFSCGADVREIGRALKEYFDNVLEKMPADIKTLPELTSTFQSTINYAVLQAEGSGQPAVDGGNILAALYQAEQSYAVYLLLQQGITRLDILNFLSHGISKIDPFPDDPFSVPDDLDDDDDEIFGPRPAERRNPLESFTVELVARAAAGEIDPIVGRSAEIERTIQVLCRRKKNNPLYVGEAGVGKTALAEGLALKISEGNVPEVLKDAKVFALDMGAVLAGTRYRGDFEQRFKAIITELKQQENAILFIDEIHTIVGAGAVSGGSMDASNILKPALAAGELRCIGSTTHAEYKAAFDRDRALARRFQRIDINEPTVEETYQILRGLKRFYEQHHGVKYGNDALRTASELAGKYINDRFLPDKAIDIIDEVGASVKLLPESRRPKRVSVQMVENTIARMAKIPPKTVVANEKERLKTLREDIKKVIFGQDEAIDAIVDAIQISRAGLGHETKPVGSFLFSGPTGVGKTEVSKQLAHTLGVEFIRFDMSEYAEPHTVSRLIGAPPGYVGFDQGGLLTEAIMRTPHAVLVLDEIEKAHPNLFNLLLQVMDSATLTDNNGKRADFRNVILIMTTNAGARELSSGGVGFRNSSDTKGNAKGVIERTFTPEFRNRLDAWVAFKPLDIDVIKLIVDKFINELNGQLAEKRVLVSLTDDAREWLAANGFDARYGARPMSRLIHDKIKQPLANEILFGKLTGGGSVEVTARDGEIKLDLGKARQRESVG, from the coding sequence ATGCTGACCCGCGAACTCGAAGAAACGCTGAATTCGGCCGTAAAAGAAGCGGTCCGGCAACAGCATGAGTTCGTCACGCTGGAGCATCTCCTGTTTGCCCTTCTGGAAGACGATGCCGCCCAACAGGTTTTGTTCAGCTGCGGGGCCGACGTGCGAGAGATCGGCCGGGCCCTGAAAGAGTACTTTGACAACGTCCTCGAGAAAATGCCGGCGGACATAAAGACGCTGCCGGAGCTTACCAGTACGTTTCAATCGACGATAAATTATGCCGTGCTCCAGGCTGAGGGCAGCGGCCAACCGGCCGTGGACGGCGGCAACATCCTCGCGGCACTCTATCAGGCTGAACAGTCATACGCCGTTTACCTTCTCCTGCAGCAGGGCATTACGAGGCTCGACATTCTCAATTTCCTGTCGCACGGCATCTCAAAGATCGATCCGTTTCCGGATGACCCATTTTCCGTCCCTGATGATCTTGACGATGATGACGACGAGATCTTTGGGCCGCGTCCGGCAGAGCGGCGAAATCCGCTCGAGAGCTTTACCGTTGAGCTTGTGGCCCGTGCAGCGGCGGGCGAGATCGACCCGATAGTCGGCCGCTCGGCCGAGATCGAACGGACGATACAGGTGCTCTGCCGCCGAAAAAAGAACAATCCGCTCTATGTCGGTGAGGCCGGCGTCGGCAAGACAGCGTTGGCCGAGGGACTCGCCCTAAAGATCAGCGAGGGCAACGTGCCTGAGGTGCTGAAAGACGCAAAGGTCTTTGCTCTCGATATGGGTGCGGTGCTTGCGGGGACGCGGTATCGAGGCGATTTTGAGCAGCGGTTCAAGGCGATCATCACCGAGCTAAAGCAGCAGGAGAACGCCATACTGTTCATCGACGAGATCCACACGATCGTCGGTGCCGGTGCGGTTTCTGGCGGTTCGATGGACGCATCGAACATTCTCAAGCCGGCACTCGCGGCCGGGGAGCTTCGATGTATAGGATCGACGACGCATGCGGAATACAAGGCTGCGTTTGACCGCGACCGGGCGTTGGCCAGGCGGTTTCAGCGGATCGATATCAATGAGCCGACCGTCGAAGAGACGTATCAGATCCTTCGCGGCCTGAAGAGATTCTACGAGCAGCATCACGGCGTCAAGTACGGCAATGACGCCCTCAGGACCGCGTCGGAACTGGCCGGTAAATACATCAACGATCGCTTCCTGCCAGACAAGGCCATCGACATTATCGACGAGGTCGGGGCGTCGGTCAAGCTGCTGCCTGAGAGCCGGCGGCCAAAAAGGGTCTCGGTGCAAATGGTCGAGAACACGATCGCCCGAATGGCAAAGATACCGCCAAAGACGGTCGTCGCAAATGAGAAGGAGCGGTTAAAAACGCTCCGTGAAGACATCAAGAAGGTCATTTTTGGCCAGGATGAGGCGATCGACGCGATCGTAGATGCGATACAGATATCGCGTGCGGGACTTGGGCATGAGACAAAGCCGGTCGGCTCGTTTCTTTTCTCAGGCCCGACCGGCGTGGGTAAGACCGAGGTGTCAAAGCAGCTTGCGCATACGCTCGGCGTCGAGTTCATTCGTTTTGACATGAGCGAATATGCCGAGCCGCACACGGTCTCGCGGCTGATCGGCGCACCGCCGGGCTATGTCGGATTTGACCAGGGCGGCCTGCTGACCGAGGCGATAATGCGAACGCCGCACGCCGTACTCGTGCTCGATGAGATCGAGAAAGCCCACCCGAACTTGTTCAATCTGCTCCTGCAGGTGATGGACTCTGCCACGCTCACCGACAATAATGGCAAAAGGGCCGACTTTCGCAATGTCATTCTGATAATGACCACAAATGCCGGTGCCCGGGAATTGTCTTCCGGCGGCGTCGGATTTCGAAACTCCTCCGACACCAAGGGCAATGCCAAGGGTGTGATCGAACGCACCTTTACGCCGGAATTTCGCAACCGGCTCGACGCGTGGGTCGCGTTCAAACCGCTTGATATCGACGTGATTAAGCTGATCGTCGATAAATTCATCAACGAGCTCAACGGCCAGCTTGCCGAGAAACGCGTCCTCGTCAGCCTCACCGACGATGCCCGCGAATGGCTGGCTGCAAATGGCTTTGACGCCCGATATGGTGCCCGGCCGATGTCACGGCTGATCCACGACAAGATAAAACAGCCGCTGGCGAATGAGATCCTCTTTGGCAAGCTCACCGGTGGCGGCAGCGTTGAAGTGACGGCAAGAGACGGCGAGATCAAACTCGACCTGGGCAAGGCTCGGCAACGCGAAAGCGTGGGCTAG
- a CDS encoding arginine-tRNA-protein transferase produces the protein MDQAYSDINFINEYFEIDTAIEPAEFDMLLADGWRHFGTYFSRYSLGVYGDEVRQVLPLRVRLSDFEPSKSQRRILKRNQDIKVDVAPPSLSPEVFDIFERHKLRFEHHRPDSLFTFISRKAGIPTDLLQLTARCEDRIVAVSFFDAGVTSVSAIYACFEPEKSERSLGIFTMLKVIEWGISRGMSYYYPGYAYVGPSFYDYKKRFSALECFDWEGNWTPAIF, from the coding sequence ATGGATCAAGCATATTCTGACATCAACTTTATTAACGAGTACTTCGAGATCGATACTGCGATCGAGCCGGCGGAATTTGACATGCTCCTTGCGGATGGCTGGCGGCATTTCGGGACGTATTTCTCCAGATACAGCTTGGGTGTTTACGGTGATGAGGTCAGACAGGTATTGCCTCTGCGTGTTCGGCTGAGTGATTTCGAACCGTCCAAAAGCCAACGCCGTATACTAAAGCGGAATCAGGACATCAAAGTGGATGTCGCTCCACCCTCATTGTCGCCGGAGGTCTTTGACATCTTTGAGCGGCATAAGCTTAGGTTCGAACACCACCGGCCGGACTCGCTCTTTACCTTCATTTCGCGTAAGGCCGGTATTCCCACGGATCTGTTGCAGCTTACGGCGCGTTGCGAAGATCGTATTGTTGCGGTTAGCTTTTTTGACGCTGGCGTTACGAGCGTTTCGGCGATCTATGCGTGTTTTGAGCCCGAGAAAAGTGAGCGAAGCTTAGGCATTTTCACGATGCTTAAGGTAATCGAGTGGGGTATTTCGCGGGGGATGTCGTACTACTATCCGGGCTACGCATACGTGGGGCCGTCATTTTACGATTACAAGAAGCGGTTTTCTGCGTTGGAATGCTTTGACTGGGAAGGCAACTGGACGCCGGCCATATTCTAG
- a CDS encoding molybdopterin-dependent oxidoreductase: MSENEDILIEEVRELPKADRDNTAAILREQRQLSEPLTPDEARKRMAAFTRRNFLIGGAAAAFGILGWRWMSDETKYKLLRSTLEWNERVSQAFYSPLRLAKEFSGDDVTAARVNGDIGLAAEFDPSTWTLLVGGIAGRADDLSLTLEEIKQLPRTDMVIEFKCIEGWSTITHFAGVRFSDFAARYSPHNREPYVSLATPDDGYFVGWDTPAIMHPQTLLAYEMNGRPLRPEHGAPLRLASPTKYGIKQIKRIGRIEFTSERPRDFWAEQGYDWYAGL; this comes from the coding sequence ATGAGCGAGAACGAAGATATTCTGATCGAAGAGGTTCGCGAGCTGCCAAAGGCGGACCGAGACAATACCGCTGCGATTCTACGCGAGCAACGCCAACTGTCTGAGCCCCTGACGCCCGACGAGGCCCGCAAGCGAATGGCGGCCTTTACGCGGCGAAACTTCCTGATCGGCGGTGCCGCAGCGGCGTTTGGCATTCTCGGCTGGCGTTGGATGTCGGACGAGACAAAGTACAAACTGCTGCGTTCGACGCTTGAGTGGAACGAGCGCGTCAGCCAGGCGTTTTACAGCCCATTGCGCCTCGCAAAGGAATTCTCGGGCGACGACGTAACTGCCGCCCGAGTCAACGGAGATATTGGCCTCGCGGCCGAGTTCGATCCCTCGACGTGGACGCTCCTCGTCGGGGGCATCGCGGGCCGCGCTGATGACCTCAGCCTGACGCTCGAAGAGATCAAGCAATTGCCGCGCACCGATATGGTGATCGAGTTCAAGTGCATCGAGGGCTGGTCAACGATCACGCATTTTGCCGGTGTGCGTTTCTCTGACTTTGCGGCCCGTTATTCGCCGCACAATCGAGAGCCTTATGTGTCGCTTGCGACGCCGGACGACGGCTATTTTGTCGGCTGGGACACGCCCGCGATAATGCACCCGCAAACGCTGCTTGCCTATGAAATGAACGGCCGTCCGCTAAGGCCCGAGCACGGTGCACCACTCAGGCTGGCTTCACCGACCAAATACGGCATCAAACAGATCAAGCGCATAGGCCGTATAGAGTTCACGAGTGAGAGGCCGCGAGACTTTTGGGCCGAACAAGGTTATGACTGGTACGCCGGGCTATAG
- a CDS encoding cytochrome b/b6 domain-containing protein yields the protein MPKQIEYKHPLTIRWLHWVNFPLLTMMIWSGMLIYWANPVYSLWVGKYELFRFFPAWFNDSLGIPYRLAEGLQLHFFFMWLFAANGIAYVIYLIVSGEWRALLPVPSSFKRAARVALHDAHIVKDKPKQGKYNDAQRIAYSSVIVMGMLSILSGLAIYKPTQLAWLTTFFGGYEWARWIHFWLTILFVLFFAVHVIQVVIAGWRNFQSMITGREIVDSEAE from the coding sequence ATGCCGAAACAGATCGAATACAAGCATCCGCTCACGATCCGCTGGCTGCATTGGGTCAACTTTCCGCTGCTCACGATGATGATCTGGAGTGGGATGCTGATCTACTGGGCAAATCCGGTTTACTCGCTTTGGGTCGGCAAGTACGAGTTGTTCCGGTTCTTTCCGGCTTGGTTCAACGACTCGCTTGGAATTCCATATCGTCTCGCCGAGGGCTTGCAGCTCCATTTCTTTTTTATGTGGCTGTTTGCCGCGAATGGCATCGCATATGTCATTTATCTCATCGTTTCGGGCGAATGGCGAGCGTTGCTGCCGGTGCCGTCATCATTCAAACGAGCGGCCCGTGTCGCACTGCACGACGCGCACATCGTCAAGGACAAGCCAAAACAGGGCAAGTACAACGACGCGCAGCGGATCGCGTATTCGAGCGTCATCGTGATGGGAATGTTGTCGATATTGTCTGGCCTCGCGATCTATAAACCAACACAGCTTGCCTGGCTAACGACCTTTTTTGGCGGCTACGAATGGGCACGGTGGATACACTTCTGGCTGACGATATTATTTGTGCTCTTTTTTGCGGTCCACGTTATCCAAGTAGTTATTGCGGGCTGGCGAAACTTTCAGTCGATGATCACCGGCCGCGAGATCGTTGACTCAGAGGCAGAATGA
- a CDS encoding Fe(2+)-trafficking protein codes for MALFGDKFECKRCGGKGEQMQFVPIPNELGQRVLDEICAGCWKEWQTKQMQLINHYGLDVSNPDSHTFLFDNMKIFLFNEGVELAQIDTSQEGKINW; via the coding sequence ATGGCTTTATTTGGCGACAAATTTGAATGCAAACGCTGCGGCGGCAAGGGCGAGCAGATGCAATTCGTCCCTATCCCTAACGAGCTCGGCCAGCGCGTCCTCGATGAGATCTGTGCCGGCTGCTGGAAGGAATGGCAGACCAAGCAGATGCAGCTCATCAACCACTACGGCCTCGACGTATCAAACCCCGATTCACACACCTTTCTCTTCGACAATATGAAGATCTTTCTCTTCAACGAGGGCGTCGAGCTCGCACAGATCGACACCTCGCAGGAAGGCAAGATCAACTGGTGA